A stretch of the Anaeromusa acidaminophila DSM 3853 genome encodes the following:
- a CDS encoding ACT domain-containing protein translates to MKVVITIIGKDRVGIVAMASNVLAENQVNILDINQNIVDGFFNMVMIAETGESKVSLKELQAIFAEKGKELGLEIKVQHEDIFQSMHRI, encoded by the coding sequence ATGAAAGTCGTAATTACGATTATTGGTAAGGATCGCGTGGGTATTGTTGCTATGGCCAGTAATGTGCTGGCGGAAAATCAGGTAAATATTTTGGACATCAATCAAAACATTGTTGATGGCTTTTTTAATATGGTAATGATTGCGGAAACTGGTGAAAGCAAAGTCTCTCTCAAAGAATTGCAGGCTATTTTTGCGGAAAAAGGCAAGGAATTAGGTCTGGAAATTAAAGTGCAGCATGAAGATATTTTTCAAAGCATGCACCGCATTTAA
- a CDS encoding PFL family protein, translating to MLSIKDILETNRMISENNLDVRTITMGISLRDCAHPDLDRFCQNVYEKITRRAEHLVRTGEEIESEYGIPIINKRISITPIAIAAESCRTDSLVPVAQILDKAAKEVGVNFIGGFSALVEKGYTEGDRRLIASIPEALACTDRVCSSVNVGSTKTGINMDAVREMGEIIVKAAALTADRDAIGCAKLVVFANVPQDNPFMAGAFHGVGEPETVINVGVSGPGVVKRALEDVKGQDFSMVAETIKKTAFKITRVGQLVAQEASRRLGVQFGIVDLSLAPTPAVGDSVAHILEEMGLESCGAPGTTAALALLNDAVKKGGLMASSHVGGLSGAFIPVSEDAGMIAAVERGALTLEKLEAMTCVCSVGLDMIAVPGDTPASTLAAIIADEAAIGMINNKTTAVRIIPVPGKTVGDSVEFGGLLGYSPILPVNRFSSVDFIARGGRIPAPVRSLTN from the coding sequence ATGTTAAGCATTAAAGATATTTTAGAAACGAACCGCATGATTAGTGAAAATAATCTTGATGTGCGGACGATAACCATGGGGATTAGCTTGCGCGATTGCGCTCATCCCGACTTAGATCGTTTTTGTCAAAATGTATATGAGAAAATTACGCGTCGAGCTGAACATTTAGTGCGCACAGGTGAAGAAATTGAAAGTGAATATGGCATTCCTATTATTAATAAACGGATCTCTATTACTCCGATAGCGATTGCTGCTGAAAGCTGCCGTACCGACAGCCTTGTCCCGGTAGCTCAAATTTTGGACAAGGCGGCTAAAGAAGTTGGAGTTAACTTTATCGGCGGGTTTTCCGCCTTGGTTGAAAAAGGCTATACCGAAGGCGATCGTCGCCTGATTGCATCCATTCCTGAAGCGCTGGCCTGTACGGATCGAGTGTGTTCGTCAGTGAATGTGGGTTCAACTAAGACAGGTATCAATATGGATGCTGTTCGAGAAATGGGAGAAATTATTGTGAAAGCGGCTGCCTTGACGGCGGATCGTGACGCTATTGGCTGCGCCAAATTGGTTGTATTTGCTAATGTGCCTCAAGATAATCCGTTTATGGCCGGCGCTTTTCATGGCGTTGGAGAGCCGGAAACCGTTATTAATGTTGGCGTTAGCGGTCCTGGCGTTGTGAAACGGGCTTTGGAGGATGTTAAAGGTCAAGATTTCAGCATGGTTGCGGAAACCATCAAAAAAACTGCTTTCAAAATCACCCGCGTAGGGCAATTGGTGGCGCAGGAAGCTTCCCGCCGCTTGGGCGTGCAATTTGGCATTGTAGATTTGTCTTTGGCGCCGACGCCGGCTGTGGGGGATAGTGTGGCTCATATTTTAGAAGAAATGGGTCTGGAAAGTTGTGGCGCTCCCGGTACGACAGCAGCCTTGGCATTACTGAATGATGCAGTTAAAAAAGGCGGTTTAATGGCTTCGTCCCATGTAGGCGGTTTGAGCGGCGCTTTTATTCCTGTTAGTGAAGATGCTGGCATGATCGCCGCCGTAGAACGCGGCGCGTTAACGCTGGAGAAACTGGAAGCGATGACTTGTGTTTGCTCCGTTGGTTTAGATATGATTGCTGTTCCAGGCGATACGCCGGCTTCTACGCTGGCGGCTATTATTGCAGATGAAGCGGCAATTGGTATGATTAACAATAAAACGACGGCTGTACGCATTATTCCTGTGCCTGGAAAAACGGTGGGCGATAGCGTAGAGTTTGGCGGTTTGTTAGGCTATAGTCCCATTCTGCCGGTAAACCGTTTCAGCTCTGTCGACTTTATCGCCAGGGGCGGGCGGATCCCCGCGCCTGTGCGCAGCTTGACCAACTGA
- the nth gene encoding endonuclease III, whose translation MRVTKAVKGQMLEVLERTYGHIGTALHYTSPFELLVAVILSAQCTDERVNITTGRLFLKANTPEAIIALGLEALEAEIKDCGLFRAKAKNILAMSQLLLERHQGQVPDTFDALLALPGVGRKTANVILSVLYNVPAIAVDTHVFRVANRLRLGTGDTPEDVEIALQKAIPKKDWAAAHHWLIWHGRKICKARKPLCSECPVQDLCPSLQP comes from the coding sequence ATGAGAGTGACGAAAGCCGTCAAAGGGCAGATGCTGGAAGTGCTGGAACGAACCTATGGTCATATTGGGACGGCCCTTCATTATACGTCGCCTTTTGAATTGTTGGTGGCTGTGATTCTTTCAGCGCAGTGCACAGATGAACGTGTGAACATTACCACCGGGAGATTGTTTCTCAAAGCGAATACGCCGGAAGCTATCATAGCTTTAGGACTAGAAGCGTTGGAAGCAGAAATTAAGGATTGCGGTTTGTTCCGTGCGAAGGCCAAAAATATTTTGGCTATGAGCCAGCTGCTGTTAGAACGTCATCAAGGGCAAGTTCCAGATACCTTTGATGCTCTTCTGGCACTGCCTGGGGTGGGCCGAAAAACTGCTAATGTGATTTTAAGCGTTCTTTATAATGTTCCTGCCATTGCGGTGGATACGCATGTGTTTCGCGTCGCGAATCGGTTGCGTCTGGGAACCGGCGATACGCCGGAAGATGTAGAGATAGCGTTGCAGAAGGCTATTCCCAAAAAGGACTGGGCTGCGGCGCATCATTGGCTAATTTGGCATGGACGAAAAATTTGCAAGGCGCGCAAACCTTTATGCAGCGAGTGTCCCGTGCAGGATTTGTGCCCAAGTCTGCAACCATGA
- a CDS encoding N-acetyltransferase translates to MHLRKATFGDVEAIHKLVNDYAQQGVMLPRSRNSIYETLRDVIIAEEEGQLVGVGSLHLSWDALAEVRALAIAPDFQRQGIGRQIVEALLVEGRALGVKTFFTLTYQPEFFGTMGFSEVTKEELPQKVWKECINCPKFPNCDEVAMVKRE, encoded by the coding sequence ATGCATTTGCGTAAAGCGACATTTGGAGATGTAGAAGCCATCCATAAGCTTGTCAACGACTATGCACAGCAGGGAGTTATGCTGCCGCGCTCGCGCAACTCCATTTACGAAACCTTACGGGATGTGATTATTGCCGAAGAAGAAGGCCAACTGGTTGGTGTTGGAAGCCTGCATCTTTCATGGGATGCTTTGGCGGAGGTAAGAGCCTTAGCTATTGCGCCCGATTTTCAGCGGCAGGGCATCGGCAGACAGATCGTAGAGGCGTTACTTGTTGAAGGCCGGGCGTTGGGGGTAAAGACTTTTTTTACTTTGACCTATCAGCCTGAATTTTTCGGAACCATGGGCTTTTCCGAGGTTACCAAAGAGGAGCTGCCGCAGAAGGTGTGGAAAGAGTGCATTAATTGCCCGAAATTCCCTAACTGCGATGAAGTGGCCATGGTGAAGCGGGAGTAG
- a CDS encoding ferritin family protein yields MNPLLTDLDSIRFAIELEARGAQFYLEAARRMENEDQRNLVLLLSGQTNNHLEGVKKILTAVQTQKNGSAPDALDAETAAIIQKIGTSLSFPAEAQAAQKVAECTSVSSILEIALQGEKESVQLYEQIAQSTKNAEVRKIFTALQSEEQIHVQKLVEMLQGWA; encoded by the coding sequence ATGAATCCCCTGTTAACTGATTTAGACTCGATTCGTTTTGCCATTGAATTAGAGGCGCGCGGCGCCCAGTTTTACCTGGAGGCCGCACGCCGCATGGAAAATGAAGACCAACGCAACTTAGTGCTCCTTCTTTCCGGGCAGACAAATAATCACTTGGAAGGCGTCAAGAAAATATTGACTGCCGTGCAAACGCAAAAGAACGGCAGTGCGCCGGATGCACTGGATGCTGAAACGGCGGCGATCATTCAAAAAATAGGAACTTCTCTTTCCTTCCCGGCCGAAGCCCAAGCAGCGCAAAAAGTAGCAGAATGCACCTCCGTCAGCTCCATCTTGGAAATCGCCCTGCAAGGCGAAAAAGAATCTGTACAGCTTTATGAACAAATTGCCCAAAGCACCAAAAACGCCGAAGTTCGTAAAATCTTCACTGCATTGCAGTCCGAAGAACAGATTCACGTACAAAAGCTCGTGGAAATGCTCCAAGGCTGGGCCTAA